TAAAAGCCTAGGAAACAGACTACTGCCAGACTGACCTCCAGAAAAAATGCAACTGAAACTAGCAGAAGACTTAAAGTCATTCCTGCAGCGGAGATCTGCAATCAAGgatcattttttaaatttatttgctaATTATTATGAAATACCAGAGTGAAGAAGGAAAACAATATTGCTAAAGCTCACTATAAGAAGAATTCTTCGACCAGCTCTATCCAGTAACCAAGTGGTAACTCCAGTAGCAACAACCTGAATGACATTTGATGAAATTTAGTGTAAGGAGAGGATTGACCAAATGAAATTTTAGAAAGACAAAAATAACATTTTGAAACAAGAATCAAGATGACTACCTGAATTGCTCCAAGACCACAAGTGGCCAGGTTACCATTGGTAAGCCCTGTTTAAGAttggaaaaacaaaaaaatcaaatttgagcATCTTTATCATATTCGACAGTGGCTAAGGTGTACAGTTAGGTGCATATGACATAAACATGTATCGATCTACATTCATAAATAACCATATATGCACATTAAGAACTCTTGCAAAACAGATGTGACAAATTATGGTCCAAAGTTGAATAGACCAGTAGGTCTAATTGGAATTTTGGAAGTTAAAAGTAGAAAATCTACTGTTATAGAAAAGTACAATTGTTCAACAATGTATCACAACTAAAGTGTGGTGGAAGGCAAATCAACAAGCATAGCATGATAAAAGGAGAACACAAAATCACAACACGGTTATAAGGAATGAAACCATTTCAAATTTTCAATTGTTCAAAAATTTACCAGCAGTTTTGAAAATGTTGCTGGCATAAAAAAGGATGCCATTGATTCCACTTAGCTGCTGTAGTACAAGTAGACCAATGCCTATCTGTGGGTATTACATATAATTCAGATGAGAATAGTGTGGCTGCTTTTCTGACAGAAGAAAGACCAACTTTCTTTATACTACTTCACCATAAGAGGAAGTTTGTATCTTCTTTGTCTCAGTTGTGAGAATCGGATTGCAGTCCTTCTGGTGGATGATGCCACTGATCTCTGCAAAAGACAAAGAAGACTTCATGTGTGGCAACATGAAACAGAGACCCTCTTCAATTTCAGATGATCTCAAACTTTTACTCTGAGAAAAAGATCAAACAGAGCAACATATTTGCATTTATCAAATTTTTTGCACTGCAAAAGATGGGAGCTGTAGAAGCCCATACCTTGATTTCATTCACTTCTACAGTGATGTCAGCATCAAATCCTCTCAGAACTTGTAGGGAAGCTTCAAAATCTTCCATCATGCCCATTTTTGCCTGCATAAAAGGGAAAAATGGAAAACAAATCTCAATATACAAGTTTGGCTTATTGTTTGATTGGCCAAGTATCTTATGAACCTTACCAGCCACCTCGGAGATTCCGGGATAAAGAACAGACCAGGTATGAGGATTGTGCATGGCAAGATTCCTAGAAAAAATATGGCACACTAAAGTGATTTTTCACTAAAATCCAGGATCTGTAGAACTCATAGAATATGCCATTTGATGACATTGCATTACAGAAAAGAAGGTAAATGTGAAGCAAATAacaacaaattaaagaaaaaatacaGCATGAAAAACAAGATTTTCAGGTCAAGAAACTCAAGACTGTTACCAATTACTGCAAGAAGTCTCCACGGAACAAACATGCCCAACagataagctagcaaaatgccgatAGTCACAGAAAGCTACACCAACAAGGAAGCCAGAATCAGATGATGTTAATATGACGCAAAAAGAAGCTTATTTCAAGGGGTGTGATCTGCAACCAGGAAGGATGAGAAGCTCAGAAACACGAATTAACCTGATTCACAGAGCCAAGTGCCCCCCTCAAGTTCTGTGGAGCTATCTCTGCTATATAGACAGGCACCTGATGAAGACACTAATTAATAGAAAGAACCCAAGCACATAAACTTGTAATGAATTGCATCAAATTCTTGCATAAGGATGGTAACAAACTGTATAGGAGATCACTCCGACGCCGAATCCTTCCAACAACCGACCCATATACAAGAATGAAGAGTCCTTCAAGAACACAATCCAAAGACAGAAAATTAGGGAGGAAAACAACAAGAAAATTCTCGGGATAGGAGGAAAAGCTTGGAGATGAAACCCAAAAGAACTCACTTTGGCAAAGGAAATCGCCAGCCAGCCAATGATGTTAGGAATGGAAGCGATCATCAGCGACTGTGAAGACCAAGCATCAGGGCCAAACACACGTCAAGATCGAGTCTTGATGCGATCAGCAACAAGGGAACAACAAAAAGGTCAGATCTGACTCACCCCTTTGCGCCCGATGTACTCCGCAAGTTGGCCGCTGGCGATGGCGCCCACCATGGCTCCGACGTTGGACAGAGAGCCAAAGATCGAGAACTGCGCCACCAACTCAAATCGTCATCACGTCAAGTGTTCCAACAATCGTCGCACCAAAGAAGAACTCGAAGAACAAGTAGGAGGAATGGGGGTTAGATCAAGGAGGCGTGGGCTTATCGAACCTCGGACAGGGAAAGGCCGAGGTCGGCTATGATGTCGTCTTGGGTGGGGGAGGAGAATCCACCGGTGAAGCCGAATTGGATTGGGCCGAGGGCGACGATGAGCGTGCAGAGGACGGCGGAGATAGAGGAGTCGCGGATGACGGAGGCGGAGGAGGCCAAGAGGCTGGATTGCCGCGACCCCATGCCCATGCCCATCCGGTACCAGCTCCCCGTGTGCAGGAACGGCTTCCTGAGGTCCCCTCGCCCATCCTCGCTCCCGCTCTCCTCCCCTCTAAAGCTCATCTTGCGAGCCTCTTCTTCTCgtcctctctctcttcctccctcTGGTTTCCTATGACTGcctaagagggagaagaagaggccgACAAACGGAAAGCGAGCGAGCGAGGACGACAGAGAAGAGTTGGAGATAGAGAGAAAAGGGAGGAAGGACAAGTGGGAGAAGAGATGTGTCAGATTTGATAGAGAAGAGAAATCAGACAAGAAAAACCGAACCTGCGGTATCTTATaatttagatattgggattggatttaggtcggtaattatttatatttataatattaagaaagattcataaaaaaattatatctttatttataattttattaaacccATATcactaattataattataatattatctttaattataatattcatcGGTCACATCCTTTAATCATAGTATCTACCATCTGCACATGTTTATActttcttaaatatattttatattttatctttaaaaaattataatttttttttataaatatatatttttatgagattatttatttatttgaaggAATTAAATGCACAAGCATGTAAAGTTTCATTTTCGTCCATAAATGTGTTAAACAGTAATAAAAGTTtaactataataaatatatagTAAATTATATTTACTATAATTTACTATATAGTATCTAATTTACTATAATTATATTTACTATATAATTTACTATAGAGAGGTGTATCCTATAAATTTGGAGAGAAAATAAAGTCAGACAGGAAAAATAAAACCCATTCTATCCTATAATTTTAGATATTAGGATTGAATTTGCGTAGGCAATTATGTATTATTTATTTACATTTATAATACTAAGAAAGATTCATTAAAaaactatatttttatttataattttattaaacgcATATTACTAATTATAATTATCTCATATATTTTATAGGGATCGTCCCGGTGAAGTAGTCCGTGCTCAAGATGGGAGTTCTGAGCGAGGGGCAGTGATCCAGCTTCACGGGGTGCGGGCCCTGGAGGCCGAGGGGGAGGAGGGAGATGGTCAGGCTCGGAAGTCGCGACATGGTGGTAAAAAGGGAGTCCGAGGAGAAGGCCGGGGACAAGCCGTACGAGCACCAGGGGAGGCGGGGCGGTCTCCGATGATGACGCGCTCGACAATGCGATCACCGGAGCAAGCGatagagagggagagggaagggGGCGGGGCAGGGAGAACAAAGCGGTTGTGCAGGACTAGTGCCGACGGATACTCGAGGAGGGGGAGGAGCGTCTTGGATTGGGAGGGGACCAACTGTTGGGCGTCCGAGGAGATGAAGAGGGAAAGGAAATGAAATAGcaagagaaagaggagaaggcTGGTGGACGAGTTATGCTTTGGAAGTAATAAAGATCCCATTTTTAGGAGTAAGAACACAAGACTCAGTTTTGTTGGATTCCAGTCTTCACTGTGTTCAACAAGACAATGCCATATTTCGGTGTAAGCACGGACTCTATTTTTGTTGAAAgcgaagagagagaagaggaacAGGTCGGCGTCTATGGAAAGACGTTACTTGCAGTGAGCTCACAGTTGACTGGTAGATCGATCTATAAGTTgaaacgagaggaagaagaagagtaatCCCTCGCCGCTCGCGATTAAGAGTAGAGAAAAAAGGAAGTAATGTGAGGACATTTACGTCTATtcctaaaagaatatttagaaatattataattttttaaaataagattcTAAATAGTAATAAGGGAAAGAGAATTCAcgcactttattattattatgattatgattattattattattattattgtggtcCTTATTGGTCTCATTTTCCAAAATGAtaacatcaccatcatcatcaatGTCATCGGAGGTGCTGCTCGTCGGCGACCGGAACGCAGATGTCTTACGTCGTGGTCCCGTAGCCGTCACAGATGCAGCAGACCGGTGATCGTTGGAGATCCTATCGATCCGTTGGGTGCTGGTCTATGTGGCGCCTTGTCGAGTACAAGGGCACAGCAACCACGGCTTCGTCCGGCACCCAAGCAGCAAGACCACCCAATGTGCCTGCTTCGAGAATAGGCACATTGCAGTAGCCACATCTTCCCGGACTTGGATGAACTGCAGGATGCCTAATGGTACTTCGTTCCTCTACTTTCTGAAGCTGGCTTATTTGAAATCGCTGTTTAATCTTCTTTCTTCTATGGAATGAGTTGAGCTGCTGTCTGCGCTTTGTTCTTCCTTCTATCGAATTTGTGTTTCATCTCATGTCAAATGTATCTGCTTATTATCTAGAGAATTTCTTGCGAGTACTAGATTAGCCTATAAGCTGTTCGATCTTTTGCCATCGGACTTCATACTTTCATGTTCAAACTCGTTGGCACTTGGTGGAAGAAAATTTATCCAGTGACGCTATTGGTTTATTGTCTATCATCCTATGAGTCCCAAGCTATAGAAAACTTGATCATCTTTAGCTTTGGATTATTGCACATCCATTGCAAAATCATTTCTGATCATATCCACATGTATTGGATCATCACATGTTCATCTGCATTACAACCTGAGGTGTCATAACGTGgtggaaaatcaaaaacaaaattttTGACGAGATCCAATTCCTCCTATATTTTCTGAGCAAGATAAATTGACACAAATTTTCCTTTTATCCTCCCATGATGCTATTCAGTATCTATGGCATAAGTGTATCGTGATATTAAGACAACAAAATCAAGAGGAAGAAACAATAATATCCTTACTCTTTGGAGTTCCTATGCAGATCTTTTCCCTCCATTAAGCTCTGTTAAGGGCAACATCACTATCTAAAATAAGAGCAATCAGATTTCTTCTAATTTTCACCAACAAAATTTTCTAGTCTtgctctctcttcttcctctatgTCTTCTTGCACCGCTAATCCTAATTGACTTATCACATTTTTATTGTGCatacatattaaattataaacaattTTCTCAATTTTTATCTTTTGACTGAATCACCAAAACTATGCCTAGAGATGTAAATGTTTCTTATACTATCTATTCTAGTAACCATACACATCCATCTCAATATCC
The DNA window shown above is from Musa acuminata AAA Group cultivar baxijiao chromosome BXJ2-4, Cavendish_Baxijiao_AAA, whole genome shotgun sequence and carries:
- the LOC103975239 gene encoding sugar transporter ERD6-like 4; this encodes MSFRGEESGSEDGRGDLRKPFLHTGSWYRMGMGMGSRQSSLLASSASVIRDSSISAVLCTLIVALGPIQFGFTGGFSSPTQDDIIADLGLSLSEFSIFGSLSNVGAMVGAIASGQLAEYIGRKGSLMIASIPNIIGWLAISFAKDSSFLYMGRLLEGFGVGVISYTVPVYIAEIAPQNLRGALGSVNQLSVTIGILLAYLLGMFVPWRLLAVIGILPCTILIPGLFFIPESPRWLAKMGMMEDFEASLQVLRGFDADITVEVNEIKRSVASSTRRTAIRFSQLRQRRYKLPLMIGIGLLVLQQLSGINGILFYASNIFKTAGLTNGNLATCGLGAIQVVATGVTTWLLDRAGRRILLIISAAGMTLSLLLVSVAFFLEGVFPEESHSYYIMSILSLVGLVAFVIAFSFGLGAIPWIIMSEILPVNIKSLAGSVATLANWLTSFAITMTANLLLNWSTGGTFAIYTVVSVLTLLFVITWVPETKGRTLEEIQWSFR